In Arachis hypogaea cultivar Tifrunner chromosome 2, arahy.Tifrunner.gnm2.J5K5, whole genome shotgun sequence, a genomic segment contains:
- the LOC112757982 gene encoding protein TRANSPARENT TESTA 9-like isoform X2, with protein sequence MMRSFWRSVDRFSVLHFRSVIDELKQIKVVNMRNRELVLDLLQSVVEIITYGDKHDPSILECFMDRQVVAEFVRMLDISENSRIEAPLLQYLSIMIQNMDNEHAIYYCFSNGYINSIILHPYELDGGDLAPYYVSFLRAVSGKINRDTLCLLVNVHGDAVVSFPLYTEALRFAHHEEKMIQTAVRTIVLNIYNVSDEMIYKFIMTPPVSDYFSVMVGRLREMCILLDAFLHEKGDMDTQKRRNGLILESDKIIDELYYLKDILSVDEPRLNQLVTENLLNGLVFPVLFSLPASMNNNGSDLSAITSLYILSRLLQVVGGRSMINNVAGVILYHFLNLNARTLSEGNASDSSNEVKPFSKCLNEVEKIISYAPESKGDGNINGNYLDSLLEDFRTRVNISCLNGDICPKRQGILAFVFSEDQCLLLASTFLLLILAESKDLDSLLAPMIRLYQTQDAMTNDTSTSKSLDASIFGGFMPEILNALLKVLAFQESHSPEMLWHAGWCLQKLLNFCREGLDDDNLLLFNTAYDHSHVHFLKELDGVWFDHIPDIVRNEWSSCTKVLEQSSQYKDPIFMLELVLPQQSTNGQTSSCFAWQKTVDAVKAFILHFQLKTFIFERELAENPLIAISSNDSGVICSSNVSSASFGSNVSLESGIPCTIAFSNAEIRDVYVVPMVHKNTGKLLLTEKHPFRSRHGVVIAIAPLAGLCPTIDKDHPSWLHLRIREFNPKLYATKAKGDHFSMPDHFVDGRWTLGFPDAKACKDAHLAILREITKQRSAVEATLAPLLNYDLGLAEENREK encoded by the exons ATGATGCGCTCTTTCTGGCGATCTGTTGATCGCTTCTCCGTTCTACACTTCAG ATCCGTAATTGATGAACTGAAGCAGATCAAAGTTGTGAACATGCGTAACAGG GAATTAGTGCTGGATTTATTGCAGTCTGTTGTGGAGATAATTACTTATGGTGATAAACATGATCCATCCATTCTTGA ATGTTTCATGGATCGCCAAGTGGTTGCGGAATTCGTTCGAATGCTTGATATCAGTGAAAATTCAAGAATTGAGGCACCGTTACTTCAGTATCTCAGCATAATGATTCAAAACATGGATAATGAACATGCAATTT ACTATTGTTTCAGCAATGGTTATATTAATAGCATCATTTTGCATCCGTATGAACTTGATGGGGGAGACTTGGCTCCATACTATGTGTCTTTTCTAAG GGCCGTTAGTGGTAAAATAAACAGAGACACACTTTGCCTTCTTGTGAATGTACATGGG GATGCTGTAGTTTCCTTTCCCTTGTACACTGAGGCTCTAAGGTTTGCTCATCATGAGGAAAAGATGATTCAGACAGCAGTACGTACAATAGTTCTCAACATCTACAATG TTAGTGATGAGATGATCTATAAATTTATAATGACGCCACCAGTTTCAGACTACTTCTCTGTCATGGTTGGCAGATTACGAGAAATGTGTATTCTCTTAGATGCTTTTCTCCATGAAAAAGG GGATATGGACACTCAAAAAAGAAGAAATGGATTGATTCTTGAATCTGATAAAATTATTGATGAACTATACTACTTGAAAGACATTCTTAGTGTTGATGAGCCTCGATTGAATCAATTGGTTACTGAGAATCTCCTGAATGGGCTAGTGTTTCCTGTACTATTCTCATTACCAGCTTCAATGAATAATAAT GGCTCAGATTTATCTGCTATCACTTCACTATATATCTTATCACGTCTTCTTCAAGTCGTTGGGGGAAGAAGCATGATTAACAACGTGGCTGGTGTTATCCTGTATCATTTTTTGAACTTAAATGCGAGAACTCTGAGCGAAGGGAACGCTTCTGATAGCTCTAATGAAGTTAAACCATTTTCTAAGTGCCTGAATGAAGTGGAAAAGATTATTTCTTATGCTCCTGAGTCAAAAGGAGATGGAAACATCAATGGGAACTATCTGGATTCTCTTTTGGAAGATTTCAGGACCAGAGTCAATATTAGTTGCTTGAATGGTGATATATGTCCCAAAAg GCAAGGAATACTTGCATTTGTGTTTTCTGAGGATCAATGCCTACTGTTAGCTTCTACATTTCTCTTACTTATTCTGGCTGAAAGTAAAG ATCTTGATAGTCTATTAGCTCCAATGATTCGGCTGTATCAGACTCAGGATGCGATG ACAAATGACACATCGACTTCAAAGTCCTTGGATGCAAGTATCTTCGGTGGATTTATGCCTGAG ATTTTAAATGCCTTGCTTAAGGTTTTAGCCTTCCAGGAATCCCACTCCCCAGAGATGCTGTGGCATGCAGGGTGGTGCTTGCAAAAGCTTCTTAACTTTTGTAGAGAAGgacttgatgatgataatctcctCCTATTCAAT ACTGCATATGATCACTCACATGTACATTTTCTGAAAGAACTTGATGGAGTTTGGTTTGATCATATTCCGGATATTGTAAGAAATGAATGGTCAAGCTGTACAAAAG TTTTGGAGCAATCTTCCCAATATAAAGATCCAATATTTATGTTGGAACTTGTTCTTCCCCAACAATCCACCAATG GTCAAACATCTTCCTGTTTTGCATGGCAAAAGACAGTTGATGCAGTGAAG GCTTTTATTCTCCACTTTCAGCTGAAGACATTTATTTTCGAACGTGAGTTGGCAGAGAATCCATTGATTGCCATTTCTAGCAATGATTCTGGAGTAATCTGTTCTTCAAATGTTTCTTCTGCTAGCTTTGGGTCTAATGTTTCTTTGG AATCTGGAATACCTTGTACAATTGCATTTTCAAATGCCGAAATTAGAGATGTATATGTAGTACCAATGGTGCATAAGAATACCGGAAAATTGCTTCTCACAGAGAAACACCCATTTCGAAGCCGGCATGGGGTAGTGATAGCAATTGCTCCATTGGCAGGGTTATGT CCAACAATAGATAAGGATCACCCCTCATGGTTGCATCTTCGAATAAGAGAGTTCAACCCCAAGTTGTATGCAACTAAAGCCAAAGGAGATCATTTTAGCATGCCTGATCATTTTGTGGATGGGAGATGGACCCTTGGTTTCCCAGATGCAAAAGCTTGTAAGGATGCTCATTTAGCCATTCTTCGCGAAATTACCAAGCAGAGATCAGCTGTGGAGGCCACTCTTGCTCCATTACTTAATTATGATCTTGGATTAGCTgaagaaaacagagaaaaataa
- the LOC112757982 gene encoding protein TRANSPARENT TESTA 9-like isoform X5: MMRSFWRSVDRFSVLHFRSVIDELKQIKVVNMRNRELVLDLLQSVVEIITYGDKHDPSILECFMDRQVVAEFVRMLDISENSRIEAPLLQYLSIMIQNMDNEHAIYYCFSNGYINSIILHPYELDGGDLAPYYVSFLRAVSGKINRDTLCLLVNVHGDAVVSFPLYTEALRFAHHEEKMIQTAVRTIVLNIYNVSDEMIYKFIMTPPVSDYFSVMVGRLREMCILLDAFLHEKGDMDTQKRRNGLILESDKIIDELYYLKDILSVDEPRLNQLVTENLLNGLVFPVLFSLPASMNNNGSDLSAITSLYILSRLLQVVGGRSMINNVAGVILYHFLNLNARTLSEGNASDSSNEVKPFSKCLNEVEKIISYAPESKGDGNINGNYLDSLLEDFRTRVNISCLNGDICPKRQGILAFVFSEDQCLLLASTFLLLILAESKDLDSLLAPMIRLYQTQDAMTNDTSTSKSLDASIFGGFMPEESHSPEMLWHAGWCLQKLLNFCREGLDDDNLLLFNTAYDHSHVHFLKELDGVWFDHIPDIVRNEWSSCTKVLEQSSQYKDPIFMLELVLPQQSTNGQTSSCFAWQKTVDAVKAFILHFQLKTFIFERELAENPLIAISSNDSGVICSSNVSSASFGSNVSLESGIPCTIAFSNAEIRDVYVVPMVHKNTGKLLLTEKHPFRSRHGVVIAIAPLAGLCPTIDKDHPSWLHLRIREFNPKLYATKAKGDHFSMPDHFVDGRWTLGFPDAKACKDAHLAILREITKQRSAVEATLAPLLNYDLGLAEENREK, encoded by the exons ATGATGCGCTCTTTCTGGCGATCTGTTGATCGCTTCTCCGTTCTACACTTCAG ATCCGTAATTGATGAACTGAAGCAGATCAAAGTTGTGAACATGCGTAACAGG GAATTAGTGCTGGATTTATTGCAGTCTGTTGTGGAGATAATTACTTATGGTGATAAACATGATCCATCCATTCTTGA ATGTTTCATGGATCGCCAAGTGGTTGCGGAATTCGTTCGAATGCTTGATATCAGTGAAAATTCAAGAATTGAGGCACCGTTACTTCAGTATCTCAGCATAATGATTCAAAACATGGATAATGAACATGCAATTT ACTATTGTTTCAGCAATGGTTATATTAATAGCATCATTTTGCATCCGTATGAACTTGATGGGGGAGACTTGGCTCCATACTATGTGTCTTTTCTAAG GGCCGTTAGTGGTAAAATAAACAGAGACACACTTTGCCTTCTTGTGAATGTACATGGG GATGCTGTAGTTTCCTTTCCCTTGTACACTGAGGCTCTAAGGTTTGCTCATCATGAGGAAAAGATGATTCAGACAGCAGTACGTACAATAGTTCTCAACATCTACAATG TTAGTGATGAGATGATCTATAAATTTATAATGACGCCACCAGTTTCAGACTACTTCTCTGTCATGGTTGGCAGATTACGAGAAATGTGTATTCTCTTAGATGCTTTTCTCCATGAAAAAGG GGATATGGACACTCAAAAAAGAAGAAATGGATTGATTCTTGAATCTGATAAAATTATTGATGAACTATACTACTTGAAAGACATTCTTAGTGTTGATGAGCCTCGATTGAATCAATTGGTTACTGAGAATCTCCTGAATGGGCTAGTGTTTCCTGTACTATTCTCATTACCAGCTTCAATGAATAATAAT GGCTCAGATTTATCTGCTATCACTTCACTATATATCTTATCACGTCTTCTTCAAGTCGTTGGGGGAAGAAGCATGATTAACAACGTGGCTGGTGTTATCCTGTATCATTTTTTGAACTTAAATGCGAGAACTCTGAGCGAAGGGAACGCTTCTGATAGCTCTAATGAAGTTAAACCATTTTCTAAGTGCCTGAATGAAGTGGAAAAGATTATTTCTTATGCTCCTGAGTCAAAAGGAGATGGAAACATCAATGGGAACTATCTGGATTCTCTTTTGGAAGATTTCAGGACCAGAGTCAATATTAGTTGCTTGAATGGTGATATATGTCCCAAAAg GCAAGGAATACTTGCATTTGTGTTTTCTGAGGATCAATGCCTACTGTTAGCTTCTACATTTCTCTTACTTATTCTGGCTGAAAGTAAAG ATCTTGATAGTCTATTAGCTCCAATGATTCGGCTGTATCAGACTCAGGATGCGATG ACAAATGACACATCGACTTCAAAGTCCTTGGATGCAAGTATCTTCGGTGGATTTATGCCTGAG GAATCCCACTCCCCAGAGATGCTGTGGCATGCAGGGTGGTGCTTGCAAAAGCTTCTTAACTTTTGTAGAGAAGgacttgatgatgataatctcctCCTATTCAAT ACTGCATATGATCACTCACATGTACATTTTCTGAAAGAACTTGATGGAGTTTGGTTTGATCATATTCCGGATATTGTAAGAAATGAATGGTCAAGCTGTACAAAAG TTTTGGAGCAATCTTCCCAATATAAAGATCCAATATTTATGTTGGAACTTGTTCTTCCCCAACAATCCACCAATG GTCAAACATCTTCCTGTTTTGCATGGCAAAAGACAGTTGATGCAGTGAAG GCTTTTATTCTCCACTTTCAGCTGAAGACATTTATTTTCGAACGTGAGTTGGCAGAGAATCCATTGATTGCCATTTCTAGCAATGATTCTGGAGTAATCTGTTCTTCAAATGTTTCTTCTGCTAGCTTTGGGTCTAATGTTTCTTTGG AATCTGGAATACCTTGTACAATTGCATTTTCAAATGCCGAAATTAGAGATGTATATGTAGTACCAATGGTGCATAAGAATACCGGAAAATTGCTTCTCACAGAGAAACACCCATTTCGAAGCCGGCATGGGGTAGTGATAGCAATTGCTCCATTGGCAGGGTTATGT CCAACAATAGATAAGGATCACCCCTCATGGTTGCATCTTCGAATAAGAGAGTTCAACCCCAAGTTGTATGCAACTAAAGCCAAAGGAGATCATTTTAGCATGCCTGATCATTTTGTGGATGGGAGATGGACCCTTGGTTTCCCAGATGCAAAAGCTTGTAAGGATGCTCATTTAGCCATTCTTCGCGAAATTACCAAGCAGAGATCAGCTGTGGAGGCCACTCTTGCTCCATTACTTAATTATGATCTTGGATTAGCTgaagaaaacagagaaaaataa
- the LOC112757982 gene encoding protein TRANSPARENT TESTA 9-like isoform X1 translates to MMRSFWRSVDRFSVLHFRSVIDELKQIKVVNMRNRELVLDLLQSVVEIITYGDKHDPSILECFMDRQVVAEFVRMLDISENSRIEAPLLQYLSIMIQNMDNEHAIYYCFSNGYINSIILHPYELDGGDLAPYYVSFLRAVSGKINRDTLCLLVNVHGDAVVSFPLYTEALRFAHHEEKMIQTAVRTIVLNIYNVSDEMIYKFIMTPPVSDYFSVMVGRLREMCILLDAFLHEKGDMDTQKRRNGLILESDKIIDELYYLKDILSVDEPRLNQLVTENLLNGLVFPVLFSLPASMNNNGSDLSAITSLYILSRLLQVVGGRSMINNVAGVILYHFLNLNARTLSEGNASDSSNEVKPFSKCLNEVEKIISYAPESKGDGNINGNYLDSLLEDFRTRVNISCLNGDICPKRQGILAFVFSEDQCLLLASTFLLLILAESKDLDSLLAPMIRLYQTQDAMTNDTSTSKSLDASIFGGFMPEILNALLKVLAFQESHSPEMLWHAGWCLQKLLNFCREGLDDDNLLLFNTAYDHSHVHFLKELDGVWFDHIPDIVRNEWSSCTKVLEQSSQYKDPIFMLELVLPQQSTNGQTSSCFAWQKTVDAVKAFILHFQLKTFIFERELAENPLIAISSNDSGVICSSNVSSASFGSNVSLESGIPCTIAFSNAEIRDVYVVPMVHKNTGKLLLTEKHPFRSRHGVVIAIAPLAGLCSFASLSVSQPTIDKDHPSWLHLRIREFNPKLYATKAKGDHFSMPDHFVDGRWTLGFPDAKACKDAHLAILREITKQRSAVEATLAPLLNYDLGLAEENREK, encoded by the exons ATGATGCGCTCTTTCTGGCGATCTGTTGATCGCTTCTCCGTTCTACACTTCAG ATCCGTAATTGATGAACTGAAGCAGATCAAAGTTGTGAACATGCGTAACAGG GAATTAGTGCTGGATTTATTGCAGTCTGTTGTGGAGATAATTACTTATGGTGATAAACATGATCCATCCATTCTTGA ATGTTTCATGGATCGCCAAGTGGTTGCGGAATTCGTTCGAATGCTTGATATCAGTGAAAATTCAAGAATTGAGGCACCGTTACTTCAGTATCTCAGCATAATGATTCAAAACATGGATAATGAACATGCAATTT ACTATTGTTTCAGCAATGGTTATATTAATAGCATCATTTTGCATCCGTATGAACTTGATGGGGGAGACTTGGCTCCATACTATGTGTCTTTTCTAAG GGCCGTTAGTGGTAAAATAAACAGAGACACACTTTGCCTTCTTGTGAATGTACATGGG GATGCTGTAGTTTCCTTTCCCTTGTACACTGAGGCTCTAAGGTTTGCTCATCATGAGGAAAAGATGATTCAGACAGCAGTACGTACAATAGTTCTCAACATCTACAATG TTAGTGATGAGATGATCTATAAATTTATAATGACGCCACCAGTTTCAGACTACTTCTCTGTCATGGTTGGCAGATTACGAGAAATGTGTATTCTCTTAGATGCTTTTCTCCATGAAAAAGG GGATATGGACACTCAAAAAAGAAGAAATGGATTGATTCTTGAATCTGATAAAATTATTGATGAACTATACTACTTGAAAGACATTCTTAGTGTTGATGAGCCTCGATTGAATCAATTGGTTACTGAGAATCTCCTGAATGGGCTAGTGTTTCCTGTACTATTCTCATTACCAGCTTCAATGAATAATAAT GGCTCAGATTTATCTGCTATCACTTCACTATATATCTTATCACGTCTTCTTCAAGTCGTTGGGGGAAGAAGCATGATTAACAACGTGGCTGGTGTTATCCTGTATCATTTTTTGAACTTAAATGCGAGAACTCTGAGCGAAGGGAACGCTTCTGATAGCTCTAATGAAGTTAAACCATTTTCTAAGTGCCTGAATGAAGTGGAAAAGATTATTTCTTATGCTCCTGAGTCAAAAGGAGATGGAAACATCAATGGGAACTATCTGGATTCTCTTTTGGAAGATTTCAGGACCAGAGTCAATATTAGTTGCTTGAATGGTGATATATGTCCCAAAAg GCAAGGAATACTTGCATTTGTGTTTTCTGAGGATCAATGCCTACTGTTAGCTTCTACATTTCTCTTACTTATTCTGGCTGAAAGTAAAG ATCTTGATAGTCTATTAGCTCCAATGATTCGGCTGTATCAGACTCAGGATGCGATG ACAAATGACACATCGACTTCAAAGTCCTTGGATGCAAGTATCTTCGGTGGATTTATGCCTGAG ATTTTAAATGCCTTGCTTAAGGTTTTAGCCTTCCAGGAATCCCACTCCCCAGAGATGCTGTGGCATGCAGGGTGGTGCTTGCAAAAGCTTCTTAACTTTTGTAGAGAAGgacttgatgatgataatctcctCCTATTCAAT ACTGCATATGATCACTCACATGTACATTTTCTGAAAGAACTTGATGGAGTTTGGTTTGATCATATTCCGGATATTGTAAGAAATGAATGGTCAAGCTGTACAAAAG TTTTGGAGCAATCTTCCCAATATAAAGATCCAATATTTATGTTGGAACTTGTTCTTCCCCAACAATCCACCAATG GTCAAACATCTTCCTGTTTTGCATGGCAAAAGACAGTTGATGCAGTGAAG GCTTTTATTCTCCACTTTCAGCTGAAGACATTTATTTTCGAACGTGAGTTGGCAGAGAATCCATTGATTGCCATTTCTAGCAATGATTCTGGAGTAATCTGTTCTTCAAATGTTTCTTCTGCTAGCTTTGGGTCTAATGTTTCTTTGG AATCTGGAATACCTTGTACAATTGCATTTTCAAATGCCGAAATTAGAGATGTATATGTAGTACCAATGGTGCATAAGAATACCGGAAAATTGCTTCTCACAGAGAAACACCCATTTCGAAGCCGGCATGGGGTAGTGATAGCAATTGCTCCATTGGCAGGGTTATGT TCATTTGCCTCTTTATCTGTTTCACAGCCAACAATAGATAAGGATCACCCCTCATGGTTGCATCTTCGAATAAGAGAGTTCAACCCCAAGTTGTATGCAACTAAAGCCAAAGGAGATCATTTTAGCATGCCTGATCATTTTGTGGATGGGAGATGGACCCTTGGTTTCCCAGATGCAAAAGCTTGTAAGGATGCTCATTTAGCCATTCTTCGCGAAATTACCAAGCAGAGATCAGCTGTGGAGGCCACTCTTGCTCCATTACTTAATTATGATCTTGGATTAGCTgaagaaaacagagaaaaataa
- the LOC112757982 gene encoding protein TRANSPARENT TESTA 9-like isoform X4 encodes MILSVIDELKQIKVVNMRNRELVLDLLQSVVEIITYGDKHDPSILECFMDRQVVAEFVRMLDISENSRIEAPLLQYLSIMIQNMDNEHAIYYCFSNGYINSIILHPYELDGGDLAPYYVSFLRAVSGKINRDTLCLLVNVHGDAVVSFPLYTEALRFAHHEEKMIQTAVRTIVLNIYNVSDEMIYKFIMTPPVSDYFSVMVGRLREMCILLDAFLHEKGDMDTQKRRNGLILESDKIIDELYYLKDILSVDEPRLNQLVTENLLNGLVFPVLFSLPASMNNNGSDLSAITSLYILSRLLQVVGGRSMINNVAGVILYHFLNLNARTLSEGNASDSSNEVKPFSKCLNEVEKIISYAPESKGDGNINGNYLDSLLEDFRTRVNISCLNGDICPKRQGILAFVFSEDQCLLLASTFLLLILAESKDLDSLLAPMIRLYQTQDAMTNDTSTSKSLDASIFGGFMPEILNALLKVLAFQESHSPEMLWHAGWCLQKLLNFCREGLDDDNLLLFNTAYDHSHVHFLKELDGVWFDHIPDIVRNEWSSCTKVLEQSSQYKDPIFMLELVLPQQSTNGQTSSCFAWQKTVDAVKAFILHFQLKTFIFERELAENPLIAISSNDSGVICSSNVSSASFGSNVSLESGIPCTIAFSNAEIRDVYVVPMVHKNTGKLLLTEKHPFRSRHGVVIAIAPLAGLCSFASLSVSQPTIDKDHPSWLHLRIREFNPKLYATKAKGDHFSMPDHFVDGRWTLGFPDAKACKDAHLAILREITKQRSAVEATLAPLLNYDLGLAEENREK; translated from the exons ATGATATT ATCCGTAATTGATGAACTGAAGCAGATCAAAGTTGTGAACATGCGTAACAGG GAATTAGTGCTGGATTTATTGCAGTCTGTTGTGGAGATAATTACTTATGGTGATAAACATGATCCATCCATTCTTGA ATGTTTCATGGATCGCCAAGTGGTTGCGGAATTCGTTCGAATGCTTGATATCAGTGAAAATTCAAGAATTGAGGCACCGTTACTTCAGTATCTCAGCATAATGATTCAAAACATGGATAATGAACATGCAATTT ACTATTGTTTCAGCAATGGTTATATTAATAGCATCATTTTGCATCCGTATGAACTTGATGGGGGAGACTTGGCTCCATACTATGTGTCTTTTCTAAG GGCCGTTAGTGGTAAAATAAACAGAGACACACTTTGCCTTCTTGTGAATGTACATGGG GATGCTGTAGTTTCCTTTCCCTTGTACACTGAGGCTCTAAGGTTTGCTCATCATGAGGAAAAGATGATTCAGACAGCAGTACGTACAATAGTTCTCAACATCTACAATG TTAGTGATGAGATGATCTATAAATTTATAATGACGCCACCAGTTTCAGACTACTTCTCTGTCATGGTTGGCAGATTACGAGAAATGTGTATTCTCTTAGATGCTTTTCTCCATGAAAAAGG GGATATGGACACTCAAAAAAGAAGAAATGGATTGATTCTTGAATCTGATAAAATTATTGATGAACTATACTACTTGAAAGACATTCTTAGTGTTGATGAGCCTCGATTGAATCAATTGGTTACTGAGAATCTCCTGAATGGGCTAGTGTTTCCTGTACTATTCTCATTACCAGCTTCAATGAATAATAAT GGCTCAGATTTATCTGCTATCACTTCACTATATATCTTATCACGTCTTCTTCAAGTCGTTGGGGGAAGAAGCATGATTAACAACGTGGCTGGTGTTATCCTGTATCATTTTTTGAACTTAAATGCGAGAACTCTGAGCGAAGGGAACGCTTCTGATAGCTCTAATGAAGTTAAACCATTTTCTAAGTGCCTGAATGAAGTGGAAAAGATTATTTCTTATGCTCCTGAGTCAAAAGGAGATGGAAACATCAATGGGAACTATCTGGATTCTCTTTTGGAAGATTTCAGGACCAGAGTCAATATTAGTTGCTTGAATGGTGATATATGTCCCAAAAg GCAAGGAATACTTGCATTTGTGTTTTCTGAGGATCAATGCCTACTGTTAGCTTCTACATTTCTCTTACTTATTCTGGCTGAAAGTAAAG ATCTTGATAGTCTATTAGCTCCAATGATTCGGCTGTATCAGACTCAGGATGCGATG ACAAATGACACATCGACTTCAAAGTCCTTGGATGCAAGTATCTTCGGTGGATTTATGCCTGAG ATTTTAAATGCCTTGCTTAAGGTTTTAGCCTTCCAGGAATCCCACTCCCCAGAGATGCTGTGGCATGCAGGGTGGTGCTTGCAAAAGCTTCTTAACTTTTGTAGAGAAGgacttgatgatgataatctcctCCTATTCAAT ACTGCATATGATCACTCACATGTACATTTTCTGAAAGAACTTGATGGAGTTTGGTTTGATCATATTCCGGATATTGTAAGAAATGAATGGTCAAGCTGTACAAAAG TTTTGGAGCAATCTTCCCAATATAAAGATCCAATATTTATGTTGGAACTTGTTCTTCCCCAACAATCCACCAATG GTCAAACATCTTCCTGTTTTGCATGGCAAAAGACAGTTGATGCAGTGAAG GCTTTTATTCTCCACTTTCAGCTGAAGACATTTATTTTCGAACGTGAGTTGGCAGAGAATCCATTGATTGCCATTTCTAGCAATGATTCTGGAGTAATCTGTTCTTCAAATGTTTCTTCTGCTAGCTTTGGGTCTAATGTTTCTTTGG AATCTGGAATACCTTGTACAATTGCATTTTCAAATGCCGAAATTAGAGATGTATATGTAGTACCAATGGTGCATAAGAATACCGGAAAATTGCTTCTCACAGAGAAACACCCATTTCGAAGCCGGCATGGGGTAGTGATAGCAATTGCTCCATTGGCAGGGTTATGT TCATTTGCCTCTTTATCTGTTTCACAGCCAACAATAGATAAGGATCACCCCTCATGGTTGCATCTTCGAATAAGAGAGTTCAACCCCAAGTTGTATGCAACTAAAGCCAAAGGAGATCATTTTAGCATGCCTGATCATTTTGTGGATGGGAGATGGACCCTTGGTTTCCCAGATGCAAAAGCTTGTAAGGATGCTCATTTAGCCATTCTTCGCGAAATTACCAAGCAGAGATCAGCTGTGGAGGCCACTCTTGCTCCATTACTTAATTATGATCTTGGATTAGCTgaagaaaacagagaaaaataa